ATCCGTACGAACCGATTTATTTCGGTATTTTGCAGATGATCGGTACATCAATAATTATTTTCGCGCTTCTTGAGAAACTTCGGATTAACATCACTGGTAAATATTCCTTTTTTGTGTGGACAAGCCTGTTCTTTTTGAGTTATTATATATACAGAAATGCTCCTTTTGTTGATAGTCCTTATCTTTTTATCTTCGGGTTAACTACAATAACGTTTACAGCCGCGGATTATTTCCCGCTCTTCCCTTACGTCTTTCTGTTTTTTGCAGGTGCTTCCGCAGGACGAATATTTGTGCGTGGCGAGATGCCCCGCTGGTTTTATTCGTCCAAACCCGTCCCGGTGGTAAGCTTTTTTGGCAAGCATTCGATTTGGGTATATCTTCTGCATCAGCCTGTACTACTTATCTTATTTTCTCTAATTTTCAGACACCCATTCTGGCTTAAGTAAAGGAAGTGACGTCATGCTCTCTCTTGTTATCCCGATGTATAACGAGGAAAAACGTATCGCGGATACTATAGAAAAATGCATAGAAAAGAGCCGCGAGGTAAAAGGCGGCCTTGAAATAATCATAGTAAACGACGGAAGCACCGATCAAAGCCTTTCGGTTGCACAGAAATATTCAGGATTCAACACAACGGTTTTGTCCTATAACAAGAATCAGGGCAAGGGGCAAGCCGTTAAAACAGGCGTTCTTGCCGCCAAAGGCGATTTAATAGCCTATACCGACGCCGACCTTGCTTATGGGCTTGGCATGCTGTCTGATGCCTTAGAACTCTATTATAAATCAAAAGCGGATATCGTCATCGGCAACAGACATATCCACCCGGAATCCCTAAAAAAATACACGCCAATACGCCGGGCTGCTTCACTAACTTTTTCTTTTATGCTCCGCCGCGTTCTTGGTTTAGGTTTTGATGACTCACAGTGCGGTTTCAAACTATTTTCTGCTGAAGCTGCAAAAAAGATATTCAGTGAAGTGACCGTCAAGGGTTACGCATTTGATTTTGAAGTCCTAATGATAGCCGAAAGGATGGGCTATAAGATCGAGGAGATCGCGGCTGTAATACTTAACCACGGTACTTCAAGCGTTCATGTGGTACGTG
The DNA window shown above is from Bacillota bacterium and carries:
- a CDS encoding heparan-alpha-glucosaminide N-acetyltransferase; protein product: MKSGVKRIELLDIARGTALILMMVHHGMYDLIAFYGFNFPILNTLFFFVLQFIFSGLFIFISGSTSFFSHSNFRRGIYCLAAGLVVTAASLIADPYEPIYFGILQMIGTSIIIFALLEKLRINITGKYSFFVWTSLFFLSYYIYRNAPFVDSPYLFIFGLTTITFTAADYFPLFPYVFLFFAGASAGRIFVRGEMPRWFYSSKPVPVVSFFGKHSIWVYLLHQPVLLILFSLIFRHPFWLK
- a CDS encoding glycosyltransferase family 2 protein, which gives rise to MLSLVIPMYNEEKRIADTIEKCIEKSREVKGGLEIIIVNDGSTDQSLSVAQKYSGFNTTVLSYNKNQGKGQAVKTGVLAAKGDLIAYTDADLAYGLGMLSDALELYYKSKADIVIGNRHIHPESLKKYTPIRRAASLTFSFMLRRVLGLGFDDSQCGFKLFSAEAAKKIFSEVTVKGYAFDFEVLMIAERMGYKIEEIAAVILNHGTSSVHVVRDSYRILRDAASVRRSVERRFPAKGGSDI